The segment AGCCTTGTTCCGGTACTGACTGGGTTGGATTATTGTCCGTATCATCTGCTATAGTTACATAAAAAGTCCCTGGCAGTGTCTGGTCTACATTTACCGTTATCGACATGGTTACATAGTTATAAACATTATCTAAAAGATACACAACGATTTCACGGTCTGTGCCTTCCAGTGTTTTTATACTAACTGTGACGTTTGAGCTGGAATACAGCGATTGAACAATTGATTCATAATAAAACTGGCTTCTTACGCCACTTCCGGTATTATCTGTAGCCAAATTGTTAATTTTCACAGAAACGGTTAGCTGGTCATACCAGCCTGTTTCTGGAAGGATACCGTCTCCACCGTTATCCGACAAATCTGGCAATAATTGAAAACTAGAACCGTTAATTGCCGGTGCCTGATTATCAATCATTATATTTTTGGTGTTTATATAAACCGTGTTATCGATAGTTGCATTTCCTTGAGGAAAAACCAGGTTAATTTTTAGCTCCACGTTTCTGCTAATACTTGCTGAGGTTGGTAGAACAAAATTATTGAAATCAAACAAACCGCTTGTATTTATATTTACGACCGAACCCTCTGCTTTATTGTCAAAAAAAATCCTCGCCGATACATCCTGCAGTGGATAAATGTTCTGATTATACTTATATGTGACTTTGCCGCTACAATGCAACTGTTCGGCTGAACCTATTCCTCCTTTAAACCAGGTTCCCTCCGGACTTAGGTACATATATTTGGAATCGCAGGTGATGTTAAAAGTGTTTACAACAAACTGTTCGTTATAAGTTAGGTTATCGTTATAAATATAATCGTTACTGCCATCATAGCTGTTGATGGTTACAGAATATATTCCATCTTGTATAAATGAATTTTGCCACTTAATTTTAAAATTCAAAGAACATTCAGACCCATATTTGCCTCCACTGAAACTATCAAGCAAATCAAAACCCTGTACAATAGTACATGTCGGTTGATTTGCAGGAGTATATATAACGACAATTTTATCTCCGATATTAATTGTCAGCGTGTCATCATCCGATTTCAGCTGGATTGCTTCATTTTGCATGATATTCATATAGTTTGTAGTAATTCCTGATGATTTGAAAACTACTTCACTTATGGAACCGTAACTGAATACTGCTAAAAAAAGAAAAAGGCTGATTAAACGTATTAGACGGGTCATAGATTATGTTTTATTAGGCTCTTCTTTTAATATTGGCTCAATAAAACCGTCTCTCTCCAGATTTTTGGATAGTTCTATTATATATTGCTGTGATTTATTAATATCAGACTTGGAATATTTGTTCTTTCCCAATTCTATACCCTGTTGCACTATGTTTTTTACTCCTTTTGGCAACACATCATAAAGGCGGCTTATTTGTTCCTGAGGCTGATGACAAAAAGCTATAGACAGGATATCGCTCTGTATCTCTGAAAAAATTCTGAGAAAATCCTTTTCGCTAACCTTAAATAAATCTTCGAACATAATCATTATACCTCTAAAATCTTTTTCGTTTTCAGGATATTTAACCTTATAAACATTTGATAAATTAATTTTTTGATCAATATCGAGATATTCCAGAATTTTCGCCAGAACATATTTGCCTCCAAACTGCTCTGTAAGTAATCTTCTTAAGATTTTATCAAAATTTTCGATTTCTTTTTTTGTATATTGAATCAGAGACATCAATTCAGAAATTATTATGGCTTTTATATCATCCTGAAATTCCTCAAGAATTTTTTCAGCAATTTCTGGCCTGACTGATGATATGACCAGACAAACATATTTTAAGTTTTCCGGTTTTGCTCCCAGAATTTTTTTTAAAACATGAGCTGTATGATATGAGTTATATTCATTTATATAAGTAAAAAAATTCTGGGGCTGGGTTATATTCTGGTCTATTGGCTTCTCCATTTGTATAGAATCCTTTATATCATCTCTGGTTACTTTATTGGCTTTATTTACAGGCTTAACTTCTTTACTCATGACTTATTCTTATAAATCCTTCCTTCTCTAAATTTTGTGACATAGTAATAACCTTCTGCCGCGCTTGTTCCACATCATATCTTGAAGCAGTGTTGGTTTTCAGATTTAGCCACTGATCCACCATTGCCTGTACTCCCTTGGGCAATCTATCGGTAATCTTCCTCTGCAAGGTTGAGTCTATGTGTACCAGTGATGTGGCGATTACTTCGGTGTCTATGTCCTTAAAAATAGTTGCCAAGCTGTCTTCGTCCAATTCTAAAATGTCCTCAAACAGCACAATCAGAGAGTTTAGTTCGTCGGCAACTGCCGGGTACTGTTTTTGAATGATACGCAAAATTTTCTTTTTGTCTTCACCTGAAATTTTCTCCATAATTTGCTGTAACCGATATTTCCCACCGAAAAGATAATCAATGTTGCTTTTAATTTCTTCTTCCAAAACAGCCATATCTTTTTCGGGATAATGTTGGAGATTTATTAGGTTATTACAAATTTCCGATTGAATTTTTATTGGATATTCTATTAGTATCGATGCCGCCAGTTTAAATGGCAAACAAGCCATTACCACCGCTATTGTACGTGGTGATGCCTGTTGTAGTGCGATTTTAACCTGTAACAAAAATTTTAATTTATAAATATTTTCTTCATTAATAAAATTGAAATAACGAATTCCATTGCCCAGAATGTTTTTATTCATTATTTCTATCTTTTCTTCTTCCTCTTTTTTCTTTTTCTCATCTTCCAGCATTTTTTTCTGTTCGTCAGTTGATTCAGGCTTAACCTCCCCTGCTCCCTTTGCTGCTATGTATTGGGTGGGTTCTTCAGTGCCTATTGGTTCTTTCTTCTTCCCCTTGAATAATAACCTCCAGATAATTACCAGAAAAATTATACCGGCTAAAGCAGCCACAGCTAAGATAACTGCATTGAGCAAGCTGAACTTGCTTCTGGTCGTAAGTTTTTGTTTTGATAAAGCTTCTTTTCTTTCCAGTTCGCTAAAGTTTTCCTTTAAAATTGTAAGCTTGTCTCCTTTTTCCTCATCCAGATTTAAAAATTTTGTTACGAAAAGTTTCAGGCTTCTTAGTTCTCCCAATTTGATTTTTGAGTCCAGAATGATTATAACTTCCTTGTTTTTGATGATTGGGGATTTTTCTATTACTTCATAATTCAAAGGCAGAGAGTTTTCGCCTCCCGCACCTTCTGTTAAAAAACGTAATGAGGGTATTCCTGGCACAATTGTGCTTTGTTTTTTTGTTCCGCCCATGTTTTCCACACCCTCAATTTCCGGTATTTTTGTGTAGTTTATTTCCCATTTTGTTTCTTCGGCAATTAGAGAAATATAAACTATAGATTTCCCCTCACCCAAAATTTTATTTAAAGCAGATTGAACCGTATCTTCCAAATGCTTTTGAAGCATGAGTGTGCCTTGAGATTGGGAATAGGAAAATTGCAGTATAAAAATTAGCGGCAATAACAGCCTTAAAAACTTCCTCAAAAAAACCCCCAGTATCTGAATTTAGTTAGACTTTATTATTTAAAAGTATACACTTGAAAATATTTTTAAACAATATTTCCATATGGTTGAAGATAATAAAAAGGATTGATATTAATTCATCTATCAATCCTTTTTAAATTTATAGTTATTTACTCTTAACTGTCTTTTCTTCTGTAACTGTTTTTGAAGTTAAAAATTTGCAGTTTTCAGCAACAACTTCAGTAATCCATTTCCTTTCATTTTCTACCTTATATGTCCTTACCTGAATACGTCCGTCAACCAGCACTTTTTTCCCTTTGCCCAAATAAGATCCGCATATCTCTGCCAGTTTTCCCCAACTTACAATGTTGAAAAAATCCACACTTGGCTCTTTGTCTTTTCCCATATAGCGCTCTACTGCTAAAGTAAAGTTTGCTTTGCTTTTCTTGCCAATTTTTACTACTTCCGGATCTTTAACTAAATTGCCCACCAGGGTCACATGATTATAATGACTCATAAAAAACCTCCTAAATATTTTCTAAATGAAAGCCGGCTTATCTGACAATAAAATATCATAAAACTATTATTACGTCAATAGTTGTTTATATATATTTAATAACGTTAATTTGGATATAATAAAAATGCCCCTTGTTACGGGGGCATTTATAAAGTCGAGACTAGTTTACAGCATCCTTTAATTTTTTACCTGAACTGAATACTACGGTATTCTTTGCAGGTATATTAATGGTTTTGCCGGTCTGGGGATTTCTCCCGGTTCTTGCTGCTCTTTTCTTTTTCTTCCATGTTCCAAAGCCTACCAATGAAACATCTTGTCCTTTTTTCAGAGCACCTTTTACATTGTCTAATATGGAGTCTAATACTTTAGTTATTTCTGTTTTCTTTAATTTTGTACTTGCAGCTACGCTATCGATTAATTGACCTTTATTCATTGTCTCACCTCCTTAAAAACGAGTATATATAAGGAATATACACTACTTTTTTAAATAAAGTCAAGTACTATAAGGAATTTAGCGGTTTTGTCTTCTTAAACCCTTTCCCAGCTTGCTTTTCATCCTTGCAATAGAATGCTTAATATTGTAATATACTACAAAATGGAGGCCTAGATGTTTTCAAGATTTACTCAAAAAGCTATACAAGTCATTATGTTTGCTCAGGAAAAAGCAAAAAAAATAAAGATTCCTTTTATAAATAATGAATTGCTTTTATATGGAATTTTAAAAACTGATGACCCTTTGATTATTACAGCGCTGAATAAAGTCGGCATTGATATCAATTATTTCAGAAGTATCATCCAGAAACACCTGCAAAACCAAAAAGGGACCTATAAAAACGAAACCATTCCTTTTTCTCCTCAGGTTAAGCTCACTTTGTCTCAGGCTTGGGATGAAGCCCGTCAACTAGGTCATAACCATGTTTCTGTGGAGCATTTATTTCTGGCGATACTAAAGGATTCTTCTCCCGGCATTACAAATGTTATCATTGAAGCGAATATTGATATTTTAAAGATTAGAAACGCTATTTTGGAGGTTCTTGGTGAAAGCTATTCTGCCTCCACGCTTCCTCCGGAAGAAGTTCGGCCGCAGACACCTACACTTGATTTATATAGTTTGGATCTAACCTTGCTGGCCAAAGAAAACAAGTTGGATCCGGTTATCGGTAGAGAATTTGAAATTAAAAGAATTATCCAAATCTTAAGTCGACGAAACAAGAACAATCCGGTTTTGACAGGTGAAGCTGGGGTTGGTAAAACGGCAATTGTTGAAGGTCTTGCTCAACGCATAGTTAATGCACAGGTCCCTCCAAATTTGCTAAATAAAAGAGTTGTAACGCTGGATCTGGGACTACT is part of the Candidatus Margulisiibacteriota bacterium genome and harbors:
- a CDS encoding FliG C-terminal domain-containing protein — protein: MSKEVKPVNKANKVTRDDIKDSIQMEKPIDQNITQPQNFFTYINEYNSYHTAHVLKKILGAKPENLKYVCLVISSVRPEIAEKILEEFQDDIKAIIISELMSLIQYTKKEIENFDKILRRLLTEQFGGKYVLAKILEYLDIDQKINLSNVYKVKYPENEKDFRGIMIMFEDLFKVSEKDFLRIFSEIQSDILSIAFCHQPQEQISRLYDVLPKGVKNIVQQGIELGKNKYSKSDINKSQQYIIELSKNLERDGFIEPILKEEPNKT
- a CDS encoding FliG C-terminal domain-containing protein — protein: MLQKHLEDTVQSALNKILGEGKSIVYISLIAEETKWEINYTKIPEIEGVENMGGTKKQSTIVPGIPSLRFLTEGAGGENSLPLNYEVIEKSPIIKNKEVIIILDSKIKLGELRSLKLFVTKFLNLDEEKGDKLTILKENFSELERKEALSKQKLTTRSKFSLLNAVILAVAALAGIIFLVIIWRLLFKGKKKEPIGTEEPTQYIAAKGAGEVKPESTDEQKKMLEDEKKKKEEEEKIEIMNKNILGNGIRYFNFINEENIYKLKFLLQVKIALQQASPRTIAVVMACLPFKLAASILIEYPIKIQSEICNNLINLQHYPEKDMAVLEEEIKSNIDYLFGGKYRLQQIMEKISGEDKKKILRIIQKQYPAVADELNSLIVLFEDILELDEDSLATIFKDIDTEVIATSLVHIDSTLQRKITDRLPKGVQAMVDQWLNLKTNTASRYDVEQARQKVITMSQNLEKEGFIRISHE
- the ssb gene encoding single-stranded DNA-binding protein translates to MSHYNHVTLVGNLVKDPEVVKIGKKSKANFTLAVERYMGKDKEPSVDFFNIVSWGKLAEICGSYLGKGKKVLVDGRIQVRTYKVENERKWITEVVAENCKFLTSKTVTEEKTVKSK
- a CDS encoding HU family DNA-binding protein; the protein is MNKGQLIDSVAASTKLKKTEITKVLDSILDNVKGALKKGQDVSLVGFGTWKKKKRAARTGRNPQTGKTINIPAKNTVVFSSGKKLKDAVN